A portion of the Bacteroides faecium genome contains these proteins:
- a CDS encoding polysaccharide deacetylase — MKNFNELSVTSSYKESNLQFAEQKACIVVGIANPRIKIRVEVLLSENPEYQTIYISSGSETGKLIEEADLIIGSGITAYEGVARRKPVIVVGDYGLGGLVTPDTFRSQYNNRFRGRINGMKDEYFSLESLEKDIKKAFRLTFQELQMMSNQIITYQNI, encoded by the coding sequence ATGAAAAATTTTAATGAGTTATCCGTTACTTCTTCTTATAAGGAGAGTAATTTGCAGTTTGCGGAACAGAAAGCCTGCATTGTTGTCGGGATTGCTAATCCCCGTATAAAAATAAGAGTGGAAGTTTTATTGAGTGAAAACCCGGAATATCAAACAATTTATATATCTTCTGGAAGTGAAACAGGTAAACTGATTGAAGAGGCGGATCTGATTATCGGTTCGGGGATTACAGCGTATGAAGGGGTGGCACGCCGGAAACCAGTGATTGTAGTAGGAGATTACGGACTGGGTGGACTGGTTACCCCTGATACATTCCGTAGTCAATATAATAACCGTTTTAGAGGTAGGATAAATGGTATGAAAGATGAATATTTCTCGTTGGAAAGTCTTGAGAAAGATATAAAGAAGGCTTTCAGGCTGACTTTTCAGGAATTACAAATGATGTCTAACCAAATTATCACATATCAAAATATCTAA
- a CDS encoding lysophospholipid acyltransferase family protein codes for MKILYYIYQICIALPILLVLTILTALVTIAGSLLGGAHFWGYHPGKIWSQLICLFLLIPVKIRGREKLHNKTSYIFVPNHQGSFDIFLIYGFIGRNFKWMMKKSLRKLPFVGKACESAGHIFVDRSGPKKVLETIRQAKDSLKDGVSLVVFPEGARTFTGHMGYFKKGAFQLADDLQLAVVPVTIDGSFEILPRTGKWIHRHRMILTIHDPIPPKGKGMDNIKATMAEAYAAVESALPEKYKGMVKNEDQDR; via the coding sequence ATGAAGATACTGTATTATATTTATCAGATTTGCATCGCTTTGCCTATTTTATTAGTGTTGACTATCCTTACGGCACTCGTCACTATTGCAGGTTCCCTTTTGGGTGGAGCCCACTTCTGGGGATATCATCCGGGGAAGATATGGTCACAATTAATTTGTCTTTTCCTGTTGATTCCCGTAAAGATTCGCGGGCGTGAAAAGTTACATAATAAAACTTCTTATATTTTCGTACCTAACCATCAGGGTTCATTCGATATTTTCCTAATCTATGGCTTTATCGGAAGAAACTTCAAGTGGATGATGAAAAAGAGCCTGCGTAAATTGCCATTCGTCGGAAAAGCTTGTGAGAGTGCAGGACATATCTTTGTTGACCGTTCCGGTCCGAAGAAAGTACTGGAGACTATCCGACAAGCAAAAGACTCTCTGAAAGACGGGGTTTCTTTAGTGGTTTTTCCGGAAGGGGCACGTACATTCACAGGACATATGGGATATTTCAAGAAAGGAGCTTTCCAGTTGGCCGATGATTTACAACTGGCAGTGGTGCCTGTCACCATCGACGGTTCATTTGAAATTCTACCACGTACAGGGAAGTGGATACATCGTCATCGTATGATTCTGACAATTCACGACCCTATTCCACCCAAAGGAAAAGGCATGGATAATATCAAAGCTACTATGGCAGAGGCTTATGCTGCGGTTGAAAGCGCACTTCCCGAAAAGTACAAGGGTATGGTGAAAAACGAAGATCAAGACCGGTGA